From a region of the Helianthus annuus cultivar XRQ/B chromosome 5, HanXRQr2.0-SUNRISE, whole genome shotgun sequence genome:
- the LOC110941369 gene encoding glutathione S-transferase T3-like, with amino-acid sequence MGWGPLKRLGRLKRSAPHYTNPMLFRRRNPRYRIRNRRRKKEKEKQNGHIKRKLKPTPERKKNVQTWEPEEEYALTRAFIDVSEDPVIANNQSKTVFWNRIRELFFELMGRGEYRLPDSISGKWTDINKRCTNFQTVYQRLYSGWKSGSSDEDITQEALVEYTEANGHFPYMKCWQILRHSPKWAVVTTPSGRSGNTRPSKRSKTNESGEPETPTSDARNIGLDEDIPDDEPVEELPRPPGRKSRAKKPESSSMSMGTDMSHAFSEINKRLLDIHELGNKRLEENEKVTEIMRDRQWAHDFDFYSKPHDHLTGKALKMALAQKERIEKKYNL; translated from the exons ATGGGATGGGGTCCTCTCAAGCGTTTGGGTCGGCTCAAGCGTTCGGCTCCCCACTACACGAACCCGATGTTGttccggagacgcaacccgaggTACCGGATACGCAACCGGAGAcgcaaaaaggaaaaggaaaagcaaAACGGGCACATAAAAAGAAAGTTGAAACCAACACCCGAACGAAAAAAAAATGTGCAAACGTGGGAGCCCGAAGAGGAGTATGCGTTAACCCGCGCTTTCATCGATGTTTCGGAGGACCCGGTCATag caaacaatcaaagtaaaaCCGTATTTTGGAACCGAATACGAGAACTCTTTTTCGAGCTCATGGGTAGGGGAGAATACCGCCTACCGGACTCTATATCGGGGAAGTGGACCGATATAAACAAGAGgtgcacaaactttcaaaccgtgTACCAACGCTTGTATTCCGGATGGAAAAGTGGAAGTAGCGATGAAGACATTACGCAAGAGGCATTGGTCGAGTATACGGAGGCTAATGGCCATTTCCCGTACATGAAGTGTTGGCAAATCCTTCGCCATAGCCCCAAATGGGCCGTCGTAACTACTCCTAGTGGTCGTTCGGGAAATACACGGCCATCAAAGAGGTCCAAAACAAACGAGTCCGGTGAACCCGAAACGCCAACCTCCGACGCTCGAAACATCGGCTTGGACGAGGATATTCCGGATGACGAGCCGGTGGAGGAGCTACCAAGACCGCCCGGAAGAAAAAGCCGGGCGAAAAAACCCGAGTCCTCGTCGATGTCTATGGGAACGGATATGAGTCACGCATTTTCGGAGATAAACAAGCGGCTTCTAGACATACACGAACTCGGTAACAAACGTTTGGAGGAGAACGAAAAAGTTACGGAGATTATGCGGGATCGACAATGGGCTCACGACTTTGACTTCTACTCCAAACCGCATGACCACTTAACGGGAAAAGCTTTGAAAATGGCGTTGGCTCAAAAGGAGcggattgaaaaaaaatataatctttga